The genomic segment GGCCGGCCTCCGAGGTGGTGTTGATGATCCGCCCGTAGACCGAGCCCCCGTTGTCCTTGGCCTGGTTGCGCCAATACGTGGCCGCATTGCGGGTCAGCAGGAAGTGTCCGCGCAGATGCACCGCGATGACCGCGTCCCAGTCCTCGTCGGACATGTTGAACAGCATCCGGTCACGGGTGATGCCGGCGTTGTTGACGACGATGCTCAGTCCACCGAGGCCGTCTGCCGTAGCCACCAGTTCGTCGGCTGTCGCACGCTGGCTGATGTCGCCGGCGACCGCGACACCCTTCGAGCCCGCGCTGCTGATCTCGTCGAGCACATCGGATTCGTCGAGCGCCTTGGCCATGTCATTGACGACGACGGTCGCGCCGGACCGGGCCAGCCCGATGGCTTCGGCCCGTCCGAGGCCCGAGGCAGCACCGGTCACCACGGCGACGCGTCCGGACAGATCGGTGGCGTCGCCAGTCACATCTGCAGTCAACTTACTAATACCTCTAGTCTTTGCGGGTCAGGGCGGCGCGTGGGCATTCGGCGATGGACTGCTCGGCCACGTCCTCCCGGTCGGCGGGGATCGGATCCTTGGTCACGATCACGTAGTCCTCGTCGTCCAATTCGAACAGGTCCGGCGCGATTCCCACGCAGACAGCGTTACCTTCACAACGATCACGGTCGACTTCGACTCGCACGACAACCTCCTTGGCTGACAGACCCCGGCGGCCGGGGCGTTCGCAGCACCACGATACGACCAGATCGATCGATACCTGGACCTAACGGGCGCTGGACCACAAGACTAGAACGTGTTACAACCAGGAGTGTCGGCGGGTCGCCGACGGCTTGCAAACTTCAGCGAAGGATCGAGTGCGATGCGGATCAGTTACACCCCTGAACAAGAGGAGCTGCGCCGCGAGCTGCGCACGTACTTCGGCAAGCTGATGACCCCCGAGCGCCAGGAAGCGCTGTCCTCGACCTCGGGCGGCGAGATCGGCACCGGCAACGTCTACCGCGAGACCGTGTCGCAGATGGGCAAAGACGGCTGGCTCACGCTGAACTGGCCCGAGGAGTACGGCGGCCAGAACCGCGACCCCATGGACTCGCTGATCTTCACCGACGAGGCCGCCATCGCCGGCGCGCCGGTGCCCTTCCTGACGATCAACAGCGTCGCGCCGACGATCATGGCGTTCGGCACCGATGAGCAGAAGAAGTTCTACCTGCCCAAGATCGCCTCCGGTGATCTTCACTTCGCGATCGGCTACTCCGAGCCCGGCGCCGGCACCGACCTCGCCGCGTTGCGCACCGCGGCGGTGCGCGACGGCGACGACTATGTGATCAACGGCCAGAAGATGTGGACCAGCCTGATCCAGTACGCCGACTACGTCTGGCTGGCGGTGCGGACCAACCAAGAAGCCAAGAAGCACCGCGGCATCTCCGTGCTGATCGTGCCGACCACCGCCGACGGCTTCTCGTTCACTCCGGTGCACACGATGGCCGGGGTCGGCACCAGCGCCACCTATTACCAGGATGTCCGCGTGCCGGTGTCCAGTCGGGTCGGCGAGGAGAACGGTGGCTGGAAGCTGGTCACCAACCAGCTCAACCACGAGCGCGTCGCGCTGGTGTCCGCTCAGCCGATCTTTTTGGCGCTCAACCAGGTTCGCGAGTGGGCGCAGAACACCAAGGATGCCCACGGCAATCGCCTGATCGACTCCGAGTGGGTGCAACTCAACCTCGCCCGCGTGCTGGCCAAGGCCGAATACCTCAAGCTGATCAACTGGGAGCTGGCCTCCGCCAAGAGCGGAACCCTGAGCCCGGCGGATGCGTCGGCGGCCAAGGTTTTCGGCACCGAACTCGCGACCGAGGCCTACCGGCTGCTGATGGAGATCCTCGGCCCGTCGGCCACCCTGCGCCAGGATTCGCCCGGCGCGCTGCTGCGCGGGCGCGTCGAGCGTATGCACCGGGCCGCCCTGATCCTCACCTTCGGTGGCGGCACCAACGAGATCCAGCGCGACATCATCGGCATGGTCGCGCTGGGCCTGCCCCGAGTCAACCGCTGACGACCCGAGAAGACCCAAGGATTTAGGACTGACATGGATTTCACCAGAACAGAAGCCGCGCAGGATCTCTCGGGGCTGGTCGGCACGATCGTCGACGCGGTGTGCACGCCGCAGCATCAGCGTGAGCTCGACAAGCTCGAGCAGCGCTTCGACACCGAGTTGTGGCGCAAGCTGATCGACGCCGACATCCTGTCCACCGCGGCGCCGGAGTCGGTGGGCGGCGCGGGATTCGGCGTGCTCGAGCAGACCGCGATCCTGGCGGCGCTGGGCCGCCAGCTGGCCGCGGTGCCCTACCTGGAATCGGTCGTCCTCGGCGCAGGAGTGCTGGGCCGCGTCGGCACGCCCGAATTGCAAGAGCAGTGGGGCGCCCCGGCGGTTGCCGGCGACAAGATCCTGACCGTCGCCCTCGAGGGGGAATTCGGTCAGGGCCCGGTGCAGGCGACCGCGTCCGGTGATGGCTTCCGGCTGACCGGCACTCGCACCCAGGTCGCGTTCGGCCCGGTCGCCGATGCGTTCCTCGTCCCGGCCGAAACCGATTCCGGCACACAGGTGTTCCTGGTGGCCAAGGACGATGCCGGTGTATCGGTGACACCGCTGCTGACCACCGGTCTGAGTAGCGCCGGCGAGCTCGACCTGTCCGGTGTCGAGCTCGGAGCCGACCGGATCGTCGGTGACGCCGAGGTTCTGGCCTGGTTGTCCACCCATAAGACGTTGGGCTACACCGCGTTACAACTCGGTGTGCTCGAGCGCGCGCTGGAGCTGACCGCCGAGTACGCCCGCACCCGCGAGCAGTTCGATCGCCCGATCGGCAGCTTCCAGGCGGTCTCCGCGCGACTGGCCGACGACTACATCGACATCAAGGGTCTGGGACTGGCACTCGTGCAGGCATCGTGGCGGTTGTCGGAAGACCTGCCCGCCGACCCCGAAGTGGCCACGGCCGCGTTCTGGGCGGCTGAGGCCGGCCACCGCGTCGCCCACACCACCGTGCACGTTCACGGCGGTGTCGGGATCGACATGGACCATCCGATTCACCGCTACTTCCTCACCGCCAAGCAGATCGAGTTCGCACTGGGCGGCGCCACTGCACAGCTGCGGCAGATCGGCCGCGAGCTGGCTGACACGCCGGCTTGACCGAACCAGTGAGCGACGAGCCCACCGTCACCGACCTGCTGGTGCGGCTGGCTGATGTCGAGGACCGCGGCATCCACGCCGACGACGGCTCGTATTCGACCTGGCGCCAACACATTCAGGACGCGGCCGACCTGGCGGCTGCGCTGAAGGCGCGGCTCGACCCGGGGCGCCCTCCGCACATCGGCGTGCTGCTGGGTAATACGCCGTTCTTCTCCTCGCTGCTGGTGGCCGCCGCCATGGCCGGGCTGGTCCCGGTCGGGTTGAACCCCACCCGCCGCGGCGAGGCGCTGCGGCGCGACATCGAGACCGCCGACTGTCAGTTGGTGCTCGCCGATGGTGAGATCGATACGTACGGCGCCGGGTTCGCCCCCGAGGGAATGGCCGTCATCGACGTCGGTTCACCCGCGTGGGCTGACGAGCTCGCGGGGTACCGTGGGTCCCCGATCACGTTTGCGCCCAGCACGTTCGACGACCTGTTCATGCTGATCTTCACCTCGGGCACCAGCGGTGACCCGAAGGCAGTGCGGTGCACCCACGAGAAGGTCGCCGTCCCTGGCGTGATGCTGGCCGAACGGTTCGGGCTCGGACCGGCCGACACCTGCTACCTGTCTATGCCGCTGTTCCACTCCAACGCGGTGATGGCCGGCTGGGCCGTGGCGGTGGCTGCGGGTGCATCGATCGCGTTGCGGCGCAAGTTCTCCGCTTCACAGTTCATTCCTGATACCCGCCGATTCAACGCCACGTACGCCAACTACGTGGGCAAGCCGATGTCCTACATCCTGGCCACCCCACCCCAGCCGGACGACGCCGACAATCCGCTGCGGATCGTCTATGGCAACGAGGCTGCACCGCGCGACATCGACCGCTTCGCAACACGGTTCGGAGTCACGGTGGTCGACGGCTTCGGGTCCACCGAGGGGGGCGTGAACATCGCCCGCACCCCGGACACCCCGGAGGGCGCGCTGGGCCCACTGCCCGAAGGCCTCGAGATCGTGGACGTCGACACCGGCGAGCCGTGTTCGCCCGGCGTGATCGGTGAGCTGGTGAACCTCACCGGGCCCGGCAACTTCCGTGGCTACTACAACGCCCCCGCCGCCGAATCGGAGCGCATGACCGGCGGGGTCTACCACAGCGGTGACCTGGCCTACCGCGACGACGCCGGTTACGTGCACTTCGCCGGACGACTCGGTGACTGGATGCGGGTAGACGGCGAGAACCTGGGCACCGCCCCAATCGAGCGGGTGCTGATGCGCTACCCCGACGTGACCGAGGCCGCCGTCTACGCCATCCCGGACCCCACGGTCGGTGACCGGGTGATGGCCGCGCTGGTGATGCCCGAAGGCGCCAAATTCGACGTGGAGGATTTCCGTCGCTTCCTGGCCGAGCAGAACGACCTCGGGCCCAAGCAGTGGCCGGCGTTCGTGCGGGTCAGCGCGGCGCTGCCGCGCACCGAGACATTCAAGATCATCAAGCGCCGCCTGTCCGCCGAAGCACTGGACTGCGCCGACCCGGTGTTTGAGATACCACGCTGACCGGGAACCGTTGCGGAGATGAAATGCGCCAGTCTCGTCGTCGCGCTGACCGCAGCCACCGCCGGTCTGCTGGGCACACCGCCGGCCGCACACGCCGCGACCTGCCCTGATATCGAGGTCGTCTTCGCCCGCGGCACGACGGAGCCGCCGGGTATAGGGCGCACCGGGCAGGCCTTCGTCGACGCGTTGCGTCGCGATCTCGGCACGAAAACCGTCGGCGTCTATGCAGTGAATTACCCGGCCAGCACGGACTTCCCGACCGGGGTCCAGGGTGTCGTCGACGGCAGCACGCATGTCGCCGCCACGGCCGCGAACTGTCCGAACACCAAGCTGGTGCTGGGTGGATATTCGCAGGGCGCCGCGGTCGTTGGCTTCGTCACCGCCGACGCGATCCCGGCCGGGTACGCCGTCCCACCCGGGACCCCGCTACCGCTGCCGGTCGGTGTCGCCGACCGCGTGGCCGCGGTCGCGCTGTTCGGTAAGCCGTCGCCGAAGTTCATGGCCGCCATCGACGAGCCGGCGGTGCCGCTCGGCCCGGCCTACGCCAACAAGACCATCGACCTGTGCGCCGGGGGCGACCCGATCTGTTCGCAGGAGGGCGGCAACAGCGCCGCGCATTCGATGTATGCGGGCAACGGCATGGTTCAGCAGGCGGCGGACTACGTGGCCAGGCGTCTCTAGCCGGTGATCGACGGCATGACCGCTTCGATGAGGTGCGGTCCCGGTTCGTCGAAAGCCCACCGCAGCGCGTCGGCGAATTCCTCGGCGGTGCCGACGCGGCGCGCCGGCACTCCCATGCCCTTGGCGATGCGCACGAAATCCAGTGTGGGGCTGGTCAAATCGAGCAGCGACTCGGCTTTCGGTCCCGGCCGCTCCCCTACCGCCTCGGCACCGACGCGCTGCAGTTCGATGCGCAGGATGTCGTAGGCGCGGTTGGCGTAGACGACGGTGGTGACGTCGAGCTGCTCGCGGGCTTGGGTCCACAGCGCCGAAATGGTGTACATCGCCGAACCGTCGGACTCCAGACAGACCACCGGCCGATCCGGCGCGGCGATGGCGGCACCGACGGAC from the Mycolicibacterium crocinum genome contains:
- the fadD17 gene encoding long-chain-fatty-acid--CoA ligase FadD17 — translated: MSDEPTVTDLLVRLADVEDRGIHADDGSYSTWRQHIQDAADLAAALKARLDPGRPPHIGVLLGNTPFFSSLLVAAAMAGLVPVGLNPTRRGEALRRDIETADCQLVLADGEIDTYGAGFAPEGMAVIDVGSPAWADELAGYRGSPITFAPSTFDDLFMLIFTSGTSGDPKAVRCTHEKVAVPGVMLAERFGLGPADTCYLSMPLFHSNAVMAGWAVAVAAGASIALRRKFSASQFIPDTRRFNATYANYVGKPMSYILATPPQPDDADNPLRIVYGNEAAPRDIDRFATRFGVTVVDGFGSTEGGVNIARTPDTPEGALGPLPEGLEIVDVDTGEPCSPGVIGELVNLTGPGNFRGYYNAPAAESERMTGGVYHSGDLAYRDDAGYVHFAGRLGDWMRVDGENLGTAPIERVLMRYPDVTEAAVYAIPDPTVGDRVMAALVMPEGAKFDVEDFRRFLAEQNDLGPKQWPAFVRVSAALPRTETFKIIKRRLSAEALDCADPVFEIPR
- a CDS encoding acyl-CoA dehydrogenase; its protein translation is MRISYTPEQEELRRELRTYFGKLMTPERQEALSSTSGGEIGTGNVYRETVSQMGKDGWLTLNWPEEYGGQNRDPMDSLIFTDEAAIAGAPVPFLTINSVAPTIMAFGTDEQKKFYLPKIASGDLHFAIGYSEPGAGTDLAALRTAAVRDGDDYVINGQKMWTSLIQYADYVWLAVRTNQEAKKHRGISVLIVPTTADGFSFTPVHTMAGVGTSATYYQDVRVPVSSRVGEENGGWKLVTNQLNHERVALVSAQPIFLALNQVREWAQNTKDAHGNRLIDSEWVQLNLARVLAKAEYLKLINWELASAKSGTLSPADASAAKVFGTELATEAYRLLMEILGPSATLRQDSPGALLRGRVERMHRAALILTFGGGTNEIQRDIIGMVALGLPRVNR
- a CDS encoding ferredoxin, translated to MRVEVDRDRCEGNAVCVGIAPDLFELDDEDYVIVTKDPIPADREDVAEQSIAECPRAALTRKD
- a CDS encoding cutinase family protein produces the protein MKCASLVVALTAATAGLLGTPPAAHAATCPDIEVVFARGTTEPPGIGRTGQAFVDALRRDLGTKTVGVYAVNYPASTDFPTGVQGVVDGSTHVAATAANCPNTKLVLGGYSQGAAVVGFVTADAIPAGYAVPPGTPLPLPVGVADRVAAVALFGKPSPKFMAAIDEPAVPLGPAYANKTIDLCAGGDPICSQEGGNSAAHSMYAGNGMVQQAADYVARRL
- a CDS encoding acyl-CoA dehydrogenase family protein; the protein is MDFTRTEAAQDLSGLVGTIVDAVCTPQHQRELDKLEQRFDTELWRKLIDADILSTAAPESVGGAGFGVLEQTAILAALGRQLAAVPYLESVVLGAGVLGRVGTPELQEQWGAPAVAGDKILTVALEGEFGQGPVQATASGDGFRLTGTRTQVAFGPVADAFLVPAETDSGTQVFLVAKDDAGVSVTPLLTTGLSSAGELDLSGVELGADRIVGDAEVLAWLSTHKTLGYTALQLGVLERALELTAEYARTREQFDRPIGSFQAVSARLADDYIDIKGLGLALVQASWRLSEDLPADPEVATAAFWAAEAGHRVAHTTVHVHGGVGIDMDHPIHRYFLTAKQIEFALGGATAQLRQIGRELADTPA
- a CDS encoding 3-oxoacyl-ACP reductase; amino-acid sequence: MTGDATDLSGRVAVVTGAASGLGRAEAIGLARSGATVVVNDMAKALDESDVLDEISSAGSKGVAVAGDISQRATADELVATADGLGGLSIVVNNAGITRDRMLFNMSDEDWDAVIAVHLRGHFLLTRNAATYWRNQAKDNGGSVYGRIINTTSEAGLSGPIGQANYGAAKAGITALTLTAARALGRYGVRANAIAPRARTAMTADVFGDAPELAEGEVDPLSPEHVVTLVRFLASPASDKVSGQVFIVYGPRVTLVAAPTAEHRFDADGAAWDPASLGASMQSYFADRDPERTFGVMGLMGD